One stretch of Candidatus Bathyarchaeia archaeon DNA includes these proteins:
- a CDS encoding DEAD/DEAH box helicase, translating into MKSINELGFKQLFPIQAQAILPLLEGKDVIGQAQTGTGKTAAFGVPMVERLDPSIRKVQGLVLVPTRELAMQVANNMHLFAKYKKLRVLPVYGGASMERQIRELSNGAQIVVGTPGRVIDLLERRVLNLASVKVLVLDEADRMLDMGFIDDITFILSRAPSTRQTSLFSATIDKTVMKVCNRYMKNPVKIFVSKDEIGVTQMKQYYKIVNQGAKFDALCTILHDSEVDRAIVFCRTRHETSKVADKLAKKGYRAQALHAGYTQPQRERAINAFRAGKLNLLVATDVAARGLDIDGITHIINFDVPEDPLVYFHRVGRTARKGSDGTAITLVSYGEMSNFDSIKSITKTKIEVMDTVCSQDSPVVGFF; encoded by the coding sequence TTGAAAAGCATAAACGAGCTTGGATTTAAACAGCTTTTCCCCATACAAGCTCAAGCCATCTTGCCCCTGCTTGAAGGCAAAGACGTCATCGGGCAAGCCCAAACCGGAACCGGCAAAACCGCTGCGTTCGGCGTGCCCATGGTAGAAAGATTAGACCCCAGCATCAGAAAAGTTCAGGGCTTAGTTTTGGTGCCTACACGCGAACTTGCCATGCAAGTTGCAAACAACATGCACCTGTTTGCTAAATACAAAAAACTACGCGTGCTGCCCGTTTACGGCGGAGCCTCCATGGAAAGGCAAATCCGCGAATTATCCAACGGCGCCCAAATCGTGGTTGGTACCCCGGGACGCGTAATTGACCTGTTGGAACGCCGCGTGCTGAACTTGGCTTCGGTGAAGGTTCTGGTTTTGGATGAAGCGGACCGCATGTTGGACATGGGTTTCATCGATGACATCACCTTCATTTTGTCGCGGGCGCCCTCAACACGGCAGACTAGCCTGTTTAGTGCAACCATCGACAAGACGGTCATGAAGGTCTGTAACCGCTACATGAAGAACCCCGTGAAAATCTTTGTTAGCAAAGACGAGATTGGGGTGACGCAGATGAAGCAGTACTACAAGATTGTTAATCAGGGCGCCAAATTTGATGCCCTATGCACCATACTGCATGACAGCGAAGTTGACCGCGCCATTGTGTTTTGCAGGACGCGTCATGAAACCAGCAAGGTCGCGGATAAGCTTGCGAAGAAGGGTTATCGAGCGCAGGCGTTGCATGCGGGGTATACGCAGCCTCAGCGGGAACGTGCCATAAACGCGTTTCGTGCAGGAAAACTGAATCTGCTGGTTGCCACGGATGTGGCTGCTAGGGGACTGGACATTGACGGCATTACGCATATAATCAACTTTGATGTCCCTGAGGACCCGTTGGTGTATTTCCACCGTGTAGGCAGAACTGCGCGGAAAGGTTCGGACGGCACAGCCATCACTTTAGTTAGTTATGGCGAGATGAGCAATTTTGACAGCATCAAATCCATAACCAAAACCAAAATTGAGGTTATGGATACGGTTTGCAGTCAGGATTCGCCTGTTGTGGGCTTTTTTTAA
- a CDS encoding terminase large subunit domain-containing protein → MAQFQREITRCKQKAEKAAQKQKQTYPKDPVQFCKETLGFNPTSYQTALIRQFEENQFVAARWARQTGKSHTISALLLHFALTNPNSNIGIFGPSWRQTKLIIKHINGFLKKLPTENKKPQKTAVALTNGSTIEAYPNNPETIRGPKLHIVYADEFNFIPNDEELYDASLFTLGTTDGKFICTSTPWRTDSIFHKIFHDTAYEDYAKSHVTWQQAVEPNGPLKHKILERIKRQLESDPARWKREMEADWAENQNAWLSQALITSCIDQALEYTSFERAAKGCFYAGLDLGKHQDHSVLAIIHAENSQLQLAHMHRFPLGTPYASVIGYVKTLNDRWQTLQSVFVDCSGVGDYIAEDMQNAGLDNVEGIKFTLESKQEMAQHLKQAMTEKRLYIPYDGELIAELNVEQYELSKEGKTKFSHPQGTHDDRFWALALAAYATRVEPAPQLWVVAKTANTGKTRLQKLRHQRAKHKTQGET, encoded by the coding sequence ATGGCACAGTTCCAACGGGAAATCACGCGGTGCAAACAGAAAGCCGAAAAAGCCGCTCAAAAACAGAAACAAACCTACCCCAAAGACCCCGTGCAGTTCTGCAAAGAAACCTTAGGCTTCAACCCCACCTCCTACCAAACCGCGCTCATCAGGCAGTTTGAAGAAAACCAATTCGTCGCGGCAAGGTGGGCAAGACAAACAGGCAAAAGCCACACCATAAGCGCCCTGCTCCTCCACTTTGCGCTTACCAACCCAAACAGCAACATAGGCATCTTTGGTCCCAGCTGGAGACAAACCAAACTCATAATCAAACACATCAACGGCTTCCTCAAAAAACTCCCCACCGAAAACAAAAAACCCCAAAAAACCGCCGTCGCCCTCACCAACGGCAGCACCATCGAAGCATACCCCAACAACCCCGAAACCATCCGCGGACCCAAACTCCACATCGTCTACGCCGACGAATTCAACTTCATCCCCAACGACGAAGAACTCTACGACGCCAGCCTCTTCACGCTGGGCACAACCGACGGCAAATTCATCTGCACCAGCACCCCCTGGCGCACCGACAGCATATTCCACAAAATCTTTCACGACACAGCATACGAGGATTACGCCAAAAGCCACGTAACATGGCAACAAGCCGTCGAACCCAACGGTCCCCTCAAGCACAAAATCCTTGAACGCATCAAACGACAACTCGAAAGCGACCCCGCAAGGTGGAAGCGGGAAATGGAGGCGGATTGGGCAGAGAACCAGAACGCGTGGCTTAGTCAAGCCTTAATCACCAGCTGCATTGACCAAGCCTTGGAGTACACCAGTTTTGAGCGAGCCGCCAAGGGCTGCTTCTATGCGGGTTTGGATTTGGGCAAACACCAAGACCACAGCGTCCTAGCCATAATCCACGCCGAAAACAGCCAGCTGCAACTGGCGCATATGCATCGGTTCCCGCTGGGCACACCGTACGCAAGCGTAATTGGCTACGTCAAAACGCTTAACGACCGATGGCAAACCCTCCAAAGCGTCTTTGTGGACTGCAGCGGCGTAGGCGACTACATCGCCGAAGACATGCAAAACGCAGGCTTAGACAACGTAGAGGGCATCAAATTCACGTTGGAATCTAAACAGGAGATGGCACAGCACCTCAAACAAGCCATGACAGAAAAACGCCTATACATACCATACGACGGAGAGCTTATTGCGGAACTTAACGTTGAACAGTACGAGTTGTCCAAGGAAGGCAAAACCAAGTTTAGCCATCCGCAGGGCACACATGACGACCGTTTCTGGGCACTCGCATTGGCAGCTTACGCCACAAGAGTTGAGCCCGCCCCGCAGTTGTGGGTGGTTGCCAAAACCGCAAACACAGGCAAAACGCGGCTGCAAAAACTTCGCCACCAACGCGCCAAACACAAAACACAAGGGGAAACCTGA
- a CDS encoding YHS domain-containing protein — MFRDPVCGMVLDENTAKFKITYQGETYHFCSLQCKKKFKRHATKYIK; from the coding sequence ATGTTTAGAGACCCAGTTTGCGGCATGGTACTAGACGAAAATACAGCGAAATTCAAAATAACCTATCAAGGCGAAACGTACCATTTCTGCAGTTTACAATGCAAAAAAAAGTTCAAGCGCCATGCAACCAAATACATCAAGTAA
- a CDS encoding ATP-binding protein, producing MTRRKETLQVTKLKRVYNRAKGTFCFDISYQTAPAQRSQRTREVAEAFGLGEDTTQQFTLYDNVQLKIRPTDIVLITGDSGSGKSALLKALKADLGTEAQDAKDLNIKPDTPIIETVGETTTRALEVLSKVGLNDAFLFLRSYAELSDGQKHRYQIASLAQTSAQWWILDEFTSTLDRDTAKIVAYNLQRLARAQGKAVIAATTHADLLRDLVPNVHIHKRYGKQVTVRYHPNAKAKTCSLTRQMHVEQGTTTDYKALSPFHYRTGRLPPSRNIFVLKRKAELCGVIVYSYPSPMCFGRSKAWRGTFTELQQQVSIISRVVVHPKYRSIGLGEKIIHETLPICGTPYAEAVAVMAKYNPFFEKAGMQKTAQSQPHPAVTKALAQLQSLGFDAALLSSESHNQQRLNQIGTQPVLEVLQELSRLNGAVRKRIANLTNVYPKHEEFVNKIGSLDAGGLAKVLKRLSFAAQTKVYLFWAGSQL from the coding sequence ATGACCCGCCGCAAAGAAACCCTTCAAGTCACCAAACTCAAACGGGTCTACAACCGCGCAAAGGGCACATTCTGCTTTGACATCAGCTACCAAACCGCACCTGCTCAACGTAGCCAACGCACACGGGAAGTGGCGGAAGCGTTTGGACTGGGCGAAGACACAACCCAGCAGTTCACCCTCTACGACAACGTGCAGCTAAAAATCCGCCCAACCGACATCGTGCTCATCACCGGAGACAGCGGCAGCGGAAAATCCGCCCTTCTCAAAGCCCTCAAAGCCGACCTAGGCACCGAAGCCCAGGACGCCAAAGACCTCAACATCAAACCCGACACGCCCATCATCGAGACTGTCGGCGAAACCACCACCCGCGCCCTGGAAGTTCTCAGCAAAGTCGGCTTAAATGATGCCTTCCTGTTTCTGCGCAGCTATGCGGAACTGAGTGATGGCCAGAAACACCGTTACCAAATCGCAAGCTTAGCCCAGACCAGCGCGCAGTGGTGGATTTTGGATGAATTCACAAGCACACTGGACCGGGACACCGCCAAAATTGTTGCCTATAACCTTCAACGCCTCGCCAGAGCGCAGGGAAAAGCGGTTATAGCCGCGACCACTCACGCGGATTTGCTGCGGGATTTGGTACCCAACGTGCACATCCACAAACGCTACGGCAAACAAGTCACCGTCCGCTACCACCCCAACGCCAAAGCCAAAACGTGCAGCTTAACCCGCCAAATGCACGTCGAGCAGGGCACAACCACAGACTACAAAGCCCTCAGCCCATTCCATTACCGAACGGGGCGTTTGCCGCCTTCACGCAACATTTTTGTCCTCAAACGCAAAGCGGAACTCTGCGGCGTCATCGTGTACAGTTATCCGTCGCCGATGTGTTTTGGACGCAGCAAAGCTTGGAGGGGCACGTTCACAGAGTTGCAGCAGCAAGTGAGTATAATTAGCCGTGTTGTGGTGCACCCCAAGTACCGCAGCATTGGCTTAGGCGAAAAAATCATCCACGAAACCCTACCTATCTGCGGCACACCCTACGCCGAAGCCGTCGCGGTTATGGCAAAATATAACCCGTTTTTTGAGAAAGCAGGCATGCAAAAAACCGCTCAAAGCCAACCCCACCCCGCCGTCACCAAAGCTCTGGCGCAACTGCAGTCGCTTGGATTTGACGCTGCATTGTTGTCCAGCGAAAGCCACAACCAACAGCGGCTCAACCAAATCGGCACACAACCTGTCCTCGAGGTGCTACAGGAACTGTCTAGGCTAAATGGCGCGGTACGCAAACGCATCGCGAACCTCACCAACGTTTACCCAAAGCATGAGGAATTTGTCAACAAAATCGGCAGCCTTGACGCTGGGGGTTTGGCGAAAGTTTTGAAGCGGCTGAGTTTTGCGGCGCAAACCAAGGTTTACCTATTTTGGGCGGGGAGCCAACTGTGA